One Bacteroidota bacterium genomic window carries:
- a CDS encoding bifunctional hydroxymethylpyrimidine kinase/phosphomethylpyrimidine kinase — MAVQHNVKQILETFRGRKIVIVGDVMVDEYLWGEVNRISPEAPVPVVACEKREFRMGGAANVAINIKKLGAEPIMCSVIGKDETARVYRSLLGLREMTDQGIVESQTRITTVKTRVIGNHQQLLRVDQEITDFISPEEEALLMARVESVLKKEKIDALIFQDYDKGVLTPNIISQVTQLANQQQIPILVDPKKRSFHRYEKVSLFKPNFKELVEGMNVSLKKSDTEGIFQQALKLHAKGIKYVMITLSERGVFISNGEKYKIFPAEVRDITDVSGAGDTVVSVAALSLAIGLSAFQAAYLANMAGGLVCEKVGVIPIEPEMLLHEDFRLPEE, encoded by the coding sequence ATGGCCGTTCAACACAATGTAAAGCAAATTCTCGAAACCTTTCGGGGTCGGAAAATAGTAATAGTGGGCGATGTAATGGTCGACGAATATCTTTGGGGCGAAGTGAACCGGATCAGTCCCGAAGCCCCGGTGCCAGTGGTAGCATGCGAGAAGCGCGAATTTCGCATGGGCGGGGCAGCCAATGTGGCCATCAACATCAAAAAGCTGGGAGCAGAGCCCATTATGTGCTCTGTAATCGGAAAGGATGAAACAGCACGTGTGTATCGATCCTTGTTAGGCCTTCGCGAGATGACAGACCAGGGAATTGTAGAATCTCAAACCCGGATTACTACTGTAAAAACAAGGGTCATAGGCAACCATCAGCAGTTGCTGCGCGTGGACCAGGAAATTACCGATTTTATCAGTCCTGAAGAAGAGGCACTTTTAATGGCACGAGTTGAATCGGTTTTAAAAAAAGAAAAAATCGATGCCCTTATTTTTCAGGATTACGACAAAGGAGTGCTTACCCCTAATATTATTTCACAGGTCACACAGCTGGCCAATCAGCAGCAGATTCCCATACTGGTCGATCCTAAAAAGCGCAGTTTTCACCGCTACGAAAAGGTGAGCCTTTTCAAACCCAATTTTAAGGAATTGGTAGAAGGCATGAATGTAAGCCTGAAAAAAAGCGATACCGAAGGCATTTTTCAGCAGGCGCTCAAGTTGCATGCAAAAGGAATTAAGTATGTCATGATTACCCTTTCGGAGAGGGGTGTATTTATCAGCAACGGAGAGAAGTATAAGATATTTCCGGCAGAAGTGCGAGACATTACCGATGTATCAGGCGCAGGCGATACCGTGGTGAGTGTGGCGGCACTAAGTCTGGCAATAGGACTTTCGGCATTTCAGGCGGCTTACCTGGCCAATATGGCCGGAGGCCTGGTGTGTGAAAAAGTAGGCGTAATACCGATTGAACCCGAAATGTTGTTACACGAAGATTTTCGTTTGCCGGAAGAATAA
- a CDS encoding carbon-nitrogen hydrolase codes for MVLCIALPCSTLKFNIMTTSSFKAGLIQLSVSENIKENISHISDSVRKQASLGANLVVLQELHNTLYFCQTENTNNFNLAEPIPGPSTAHYGALAKEFGIVLVTSLFEKCAPGLYYNTAVVFDTDGTIAGKYRKMHIPDDPAYYEKFYFTPGDLGFEPIQTSLGKLGVLVCWDQWYPEAARLMAMKGAEVLIYPTAIGWESTDSEEEKQRQKNAWMIAQRAHAVANGIHVISVNRVGHESDPSGVTNGIQFWGNSFVAGPQGELLFEAGNYDEELAIVDIQPSRTDDVRRIWPFFRDRRIDHFSDITKRWVE; via the coding sequence ATGGTTCTTTGCATTGCGTTACCATGCAGTACCCTCAAATTTAATATTATGACCACAAGCAGTTTTAAAGCAGGATTGATTCAGCTTTCGGTATCTGAAAATATAAAAGAGAATATTAGCCATATATCGGATTCTGTTCGTAAGCAGGCATCACTTGGAGCCAATCTTGTCGTTTTGCAGGAGTTGCATAATACTCTCTATTTCTGTCAGACAGAAAACACCAATAATTTCAATCTAGCCGAACCCATACCGGGGCCATCTACCGCACATTACGGAGCACTCGCCAAAGAATTTGGCATTGTTCTGGTTACCTCCTTGTTCGAAAAATGTGCTCCCGGACTTTATTACAATACCGCAGTGGTATTTGATACAGATGGAACTATTGCAGGCAAGTACCGGAAAATGCACATCCCCGACGATCCGGCGTATTACGAAAAATTCTACTTTACTCCAGGCGACCTGGGCTTTGAACCCATTCAAACCTCGCTGGGTAAGCTGGGTGTGCTGGTGTGCTGGGATCAATGGTACCCCGAGGCTGCCCGCCTGATGGCTATGAAAGGTGCCGAAGTCCTCATTTATCCCACCGCCATTGGTTGGGAGTCGACCGACAGTGAAGAGGAAAAGCAACGACAAAAAAATGCCTGGATGATAGCTCAACGTGCACATGCTGTGGCAAATGGAATTCATGTGATTTCGGTGAACCGTGTTGGTCATGAATCTGATCCGTCGGGTGTAACCAATGGTATACAATTTTGGGGCAATAGTTTTGTTGCCGGTCCTCAGGGCGAATTGCTTTTCGAAGCCGGAAACTACGACGAAGAACTCGCTATTGTGGATATTCAGCCCTCACGTACAGATGATGTACGTCGAATCTGGCCTTTCTTTCGCGACCGTCGTATTGATCATTTTTCTGATATCACCAAACGTTGGGTTGAATAA
- a CDS encoding agmatine deiminase family protein → MKNKVLPPEWAKQSFVQLTWPHADSDWAPYLQEAEHCYLNIAEEVLKRQDLIIVTPEKNAVRARLKGLDLKRIRFVELPTNDTWARDHGGITLLENGNGVIHDFKFNGWALKFSANYDNLITQKVFSEVFAGSHQYRNCLNFVLEGGAIESDGQGTLLTTTECLMSPNRNGGFTQTEIEAYLIEVFGLKRVLWLNHGYLAGDDTDSHIDTLARFCSPDTIAYVRCDDENDEHYIALKSMERELKTFTQINGKPYNLVALPMADKIEYAGERLPATYANFLIINGAVLVPTYGSQKDQTALSVINSLFPDREVVGIDCSVLIKQHGSLHCVTMQYPQI, encoded by the coding sequence TTGAAAAATAAGGTGTTGCCACCAGAGTGGGCCAAACAGTCATTTGTGCAGTTAACCTGGCCACATGCAGACAGCGATTGGGCTCCTTATCTGCAAGAAGCGGAGCACTGCTATCTGAACATAGCAGAAGAAGTGCTTAAAAGGCAGGACCTGATCATCGTGACCCCGGAAAAAAATGCAGTGCGTGCCAGATTAAAAGGGCTGGATTTAAAACGAATCCGCTTTGTGGAGTTGCCAACCAACGACACCTGGGCCCGCGACCACGGCGGTATTACGTTGTTGGAAAATGGGAATGGTGTGATTCACGATTTTAAGTTCAATGGCTGGGCACTGAAGTTTTCTGCCAATTACGACAACCTGATTACCCAAAAAGTGTTTTCGGAAGTGTTTGCAGGGAGCCATCAATATCGGAATTGCCTGAATTTTGTACTGGAGGGTGGTGCCATCGAATCAGACGGCCAGGGCACTTTGCTTACCACCACGGAGTGCCTGATGTCTCCAAACCGGAACGGAGGTTTTACACAAACCGAAATAGAGGCCTATTTGATCGAAGTATTTGGCTTAAAGCGTGTACTATGGTTGAACCACGGATACCTTGCCGGCGACGATACCGACAGCCATATCGATACTTTGGCGCGTTTTTGTTCCCCTGACACAATAGCCTATGTCAGATGCGACGATGAAAATGACGAACATTACATAGCCTTGAAGTCGATGGAGCGTGAATTAAAAACCTTTACCCAGATTAATGGAAAACCCTACAATCTTGTTGCCTTGCCTATGGCAGATAAAATTGAATACGCTGGAGAAAGGTTGCCTGCTACCTATGCCAATTTTTTAATTATCAATGGGGCAGTATTGGTGCCAACCTACGGTTCCCAAAAAGATCAAACAGCCCTCTCAGTTATAAACAGTTTATTTCCCGACCGCGAAGTAGTTGGGATTGATTGTTCGGTTTTAATTAAACAACATGGTTCTTTGCATTGCGTTACCATGCAGTACCCTCAAATTTAA